Genomic window (Paraglaciecola psychrophila 170):
ATATTAACTGTGCTTTAAAAGCCGACTAAAAATACGTTCGATATCCTTTAAATTTCGGCAAGGCTCGACACTACTGCACCAAGGCGAATACTCAGACATAATAGAGTCGCCACTATCCCAACTATTGCGCTGCTCCGGATTGAGCCACAAAACGCGTTTGCTCTGACGAAACACCTTTTCCCAAATGTCAGTTCGGCCATCACCTTGATTATTTCGCGCATCACCAAGCATGATAACCGTGGTTTTTTTATCAATACCCGCCAGCGCTTGTGACTGAAACCCTGCCAGCGCTTTGCCATAATCTGTAGACAAACCACCCCAGCGTTTCATGATTTCTTCGAGCGCCAACTCAATACCTTGTTGCTTAAAAAGTTCCGTGACCTCAATCATTTCAGAGGCAAAAATAAAAGATCGCACTTTCGGCATAACGTCTTGCATAGAGTAGAGAAACAACAAAAGAAAACGCGCAACACGACTAACCGAACCGCTGACATCACAGATCGCCACAATTTTAGGTCGTTCGATGCGCGTCGCTTTCCAGCGGGTGTGAAATAATGCTCCATCAAAAGCAGCATTGGCGGCGATAGTTTTGCGCACGTCCAACTGACCCCGTTTACGGGTTAAACGTTTGCGACTATGTTGCGAAGCTAATTTCCGTGCGGCTCGCTGTACCAAACGTTGCATTAATTTATAATCAATACGATCAAGCTGGCTTAACTTTGCCTGCTGTAGATATTCCTCACGGTACTTCAGGCCTTTATGTTGAGCAAAAATCCCATACTGCTGCTCTACATAATCTTTCACTTGATCAAGCAGACGTGCCCGAGCTTTCACTAATTCACGCTGCTTTCTTTTGTGTTCAAGACTGTTTTTATGTTCAAGACTGTTCGCTTGCGAACGGATTTCAGCGCTTAAAGCTTCATCCCCAAGGCGTTGCATTATTTTATAAGCGAAGTAATTTTTTTGAGTAAACAAAACAATGGAAGACAGTTTCTCATCTATAGCAGCCTGAGTGATTGCCAAACTCATATCTTTATTTTTACCTAGAGCCTGCCCCAATGATGAACTTGGGCTAGTTTGCATCCCCTCACCATCTGACATATCAGCTTGGCTTGAGTGCGGGTTGTTCTTTGTTTCTAGCGGATTATCAGAGGACTCGCTCTCGCTTTTATCCGCTTCTTTATTTGACCCCTTATTCAACTCTTTATTCGACGCTTTGGTTTTTCCAACACCCGCAAAATATAGGTCAAACAACTCCTCATAAATCACTTGATCAGCTTGTCGCTTGACCAAGGTTAAAGCTAAGACAGTTTTAGACGTCTGGCGACTTTCAAGTCCTAACAACTTAATAGCTTTTAACGCATCCAATGATTCGGCTGGCGACACCTGTAGACCCGCTTCACGCAGCGCACCTATAAAGTCGGCAACAAAACGCACCTAACGTAAACCCTTTAACAGGGCTTTTATTTCTGGCTCGACCAACTCAATATCATCCTGAAATTTCAGTAATAAATTCAAGGTTTCTTTAACCCAATGTGAGTCAAGCTCCTCAACATTAAGTAAAAGCAGCGCCCTTGCCCAATCGATAGTTTCACTGACAGCGGGTGATTTTTTCAAAGGCATGTCCCTAAGTTTGCCAATCAGTGCAACTATCTGCTCTCTTAGCTGCGAATCAAGACCTTCAACCTGAGTCGCTAAAATACGGTTTTCTAAAGCGGCATCAGGAAAAGGAATATATAAATGTAAACAACGGCGCTTTAACGCATCTCCAAGCTCCCGAGTATTGTTACTGGTTAACATCACTATGGGAGTCGAAACGGCTTTTACCGTGCCTATTTCTGGGATAGACACCTGATAATCAGATAACAACTCTAGTAGAAAGGCCTCAAACTCTTGATCGGCCTTGTCAATTTCATCTATCAGTAAAACGGCACCATCTTCACTCTGCAGTGCTTGCAGTAATGGTCTAGGCTCCAAAAATTCTTGAGAATAAAAGATGTCTCCAAAATCATGCAAGCGGGCGATAGATTCATCCAAACCTCGCGCGCCTCGAAGCACATCGCCCAGTTGTTCTTTAAGTACTTGGGTGTAAAGCAGCTGTTTACCATACTTCCACTCATACAACGCTTTTGACTCGTCAAGCCCTTCATAACACTGCATGCGAATAAGCGGCGCGTTTAGATAAGTGGCTGTGACTTTGGCTAATTCGGTTTTTCCTACGCCTGGAGGGCCTTCAATTAAAATCGGCTTTTGCAAATGACAAGCCAAGTATATTGAGGTGGCGACTGAATGACTGCAGATGTAACCTAAGTCTTCGTAACGACTTTGAATAATCTCTGGGGAGGCAATTTTTTCTTGGTGTTTTATAATCACGGATATCTGCTGCTTTAGGATAAACATCCAATATTATTCGCCTAAAGTTCGACAAATACCAATCACTATAAACACAGTAAAACTATTGACCAAAAGCTGGTAGTTATACATTTGGCTTGTCACTTGAGGGTCGTAATGGTTTGACGTCCAAAATCCTTATGGATGATCACATAAGGTCAAACTTTTGGGTACTTGCCATTTATTTGATAATAAAAAGACACAAAAAACTCTGCTGGTGATCTCACAGGTTATAACAGTATCAGCTGCGTTGTCACTCCTGATATATAAACATTATCAATACTTTTAGCGATCAACTTTGCATCGCCAAGCATTAATTTCACCACATGGTTTGATTACTCAGCTTACTTATGCAAATACACATCAAAGGCTGCTTTGAGCTTTGAGTTCAACTGGCGATTCATCTTTATTATCAATATTTAGAGTGTTTAGGTTATGTGCCATGTAGCCAATAGCTCACATGTGATTTAAAGCGTTTTTGTACTTCAACACACTTTAATAACAGACGGCCACAAGGACAGACATTGCTTATATAAACTGTCACTCGTCAGTCTACAATTCTCAATCCACACATATTACGTAGTTCAGGTATAGACTTATCCTTTTTTTAAAATGGTTGGCATTAAACCTGATGTGGCCAACTCCATTAAGCTGAATTTGTAAAACGCTTGGCAGTATTATTGGCCCTAAATCTCGATGTGCCACCTCATTTATTGGAATTAGGAATATTAGAAACCAGTGCACTGAGTGACATCAACTATATTATATCGACCATGCAAGCTAACATTGACCTTGGTGTACACTTTACTTTGGATGATTTTGGTACTAGGTACTCCTCCCTTACCCATCTCAGACGCTTTCCAGCCAGCCTGATAAAATAGACCAGAGTTTTATACGATATATGTTAATCAACGAGGATGACTTAGCCATTGTTTTGGGCGTTGTCAGGATAGCGAAAACATTTCAACTTGAGGTGATTGCTGAAGTGGTAGAAATAATTGAGCATGGTACTGTTCTATCGCAACTAGGCTTTGAATTAGCTCAAGGTTACGATATTTCAAAACCGATGCCTGCTATACATAATCCGCAATGGCTGGAAAGTTGGAAGTCTGATATAACTTGGCGACCATAAATAATGAGGTTTAGAATCTAAAAAACGTGAGACCTATTCGAATGTTCATTGTTTTTAGCAAAAGTGTGGTTTTCTTAGTCAAGAATAATATCTGCTTTTTGAAAAGCAGATATTATTGTAACAATAGTTAATGTTAACAAACCTGAATATCAACAATTTCAAGAGTGATCAAAATCTACAGCTTGAGTTAGTTGACCTTATGACTAACTGATTGGGTCAGGTATTCATGCACTTGTTCTCTATCTGACAATACAAATAACAACACTACATCACCGGGTTGCGCAAAATTCATAGCTATTTTCGCACCTGCTAATGGATCAGCAGCATTTTGTATTTTGTCTGAGGAGATCAATTGCTTACAAAGATATTCATTAACAATTTTCGGCACTTCACCTATCTCGCGGCCGCGCAAATAGTGCTCTAATTCAGTGACAATATATAAACTCGCATCTAACTCGGTGACTGCGTAAGTGAGATTACGAATTTCGTCGTCACTTCTGTCCCCAGCGTGGCTGAACATGGCTATTTTACGTTTAGCAGGCAATTGATTAATGGTTTTTACCACAGCTCGCATACTGTGTTCATTGTGGGCAAAATCGACTAACACCTTGATGCCGTTAACATCATAGATATTACCTCTTCCGGGGTTATCTTCTGCGTTACTACCGAAATCCTTTAAACCCACTCTAATCGCATCTGTTGGTAGATTAAGGGCTTTAGATAATCCAACCACACCTAATGCATTTTGCACATTGTGCTGAGCAGCACCATTGAGCGTCATAGGGACTTGTTCTAATGATGCGATGTTTTCTTCTACGTTACCTATGGCATACACAATATGATTATTACGCATAAATACTGCTGCGCCACCTGTTTTCAAATGGCTTTGAATCAAAGCATTGGATTCGTCTGTGCTGTACCAACAAATTTTATTATCGAGCTTTAATCCTTGCTCAATGACAAGTGTGTTATCGGCGTTCAATACTAATGTACCTTTCGCATCGAGCCCCTTAGCGACCACAAACTTTGTTTCTGCTAATTCTTCAACTGTATTGATACCGTATTGACCCAAATGATCGCTGGCAACATTGGTAATAAGCGCCGCAGCAACTGAATTAATGGGTAAACCTCTTCTTAATATTCCCCCCCGCGCTACCTCTAAAAATGCCAGCTCAGTGCGTGGGTCTCGGAGTAACATCCTGGCACCACCGGGACCTGAATAGTCCCCAGTATCAATAATGTTATCTCCCACTCGAATAAAATCAGTAGAAGTGACCCCAGCCACAAAACCAGCGGCTTTAGCGATGTGCGACGCCAAACGAACACTGGTTGACTTGCCATTTGTGCCAGTTATGAAAGCGCTTGGTATGTCTTTATAGTGTTGCCACTGAATCCCTTTCAACTCAGGCAATTCACGCACCGGCCAAGTGTGTGATGATTTACCCATACCTAGGCTGACATCGTCGTCATCGGTTATGCAACTCACTCCATGTTTATGCGCTGCTTGCATAAGCGCAATAAGCGCAGGGTTGAGTTCTTCAGCAAGCTCAACATGTAATTCACTTAGGCGTTGTTGCCAATAGGGTTCGGCTTCGTTTTTTAGTTCAGCCACACCACAATACCAAGCCAACTCAGCAAGATCGCAAGCACAATAAAGGGCATCCATAGGGGCGCTAAGGGCTAAGTTTGCCCCTTCACTATGCAGCCGATAAGTAGTTTGCTGTTGCCAACCAAACTCTGTTAGCAACGTTTCAACCCACTTTTGCCAAACATCCACAACTTTGTGCTTATCGATGCCTTCAATCACCACATCAAGAATGGCACCGGGGTGATCCCACATTAGGTTAGGACCCGTTAAACGCCTTGCTTCTTCTAGTTCTAATCGCATTATTCGAATCTTCCTCAATCAGAATCTTCGTCATGTTCAACCACTAAACGCACACCGCGCTCATCATGTACCAGCGATTCACCTGCGTTTAATTCAAACTTATGCTCTACGTGTTCAAACAGTTTTTCAGGGAAATCTTGAGAAGGTGTTTCATCTTGATTATCTTGACCTGCGTCGCTATTAAAATGCACTATCTGTTTCCAACAGCGAGTAATGTTATCGCCCAAAATAATCAGTAAATCACCTTTTTTACAATCTTTTAGACCTTGCTCGATAGCCTCTTCTTCAGCTGGGATAACTTGGATGTTATCTTCATCGATACCGGCATCCAGCAGTGTTTGTTTGAGAATTTGAGGCACTTCATCATGACCACGTCCTCGTCTGTCATCGTCAGCTTTACAAATGAAAGTATCGAAACCTTTGGCAGTAATATTTGCCACGGCTAATATATCTTCATCTCGTCTGTCTCCCGGCATCGCCATCACAATACGGCGTTTCCCACTCACATCTAAGCGTTTTGCTAAGTCGGTAATCGTAGCGATTGCAGCTGGATTGTGGGCGTAATCGAGTATCACTTTGAACGGTAGTTCATCGTAAATATTGAGTCGACCAGGCGCCTGATAGAATGACGTATTGAAAATCCGTAAACCTTGACGAATATTTTCCAGCGAGGTGTCAAAACTATAAGCAATTGCCGCGGCAAACATGGCATTTTGCACATTGTGCAATGCCTTACCTTCAACCGTGGCTGGAATTAAATGAGTCCAAAGTAAAGGTATATGAGCGCCTTTATCATAAATGGTGATCATGTCGCCGTTAATGCCTTTTTCGAGTACCGCTGCCATGCCACCGCTGCGAATATGTTCGCGCACTAAGCCATGACCTGAGTCCATAGTTACATAACATATACGCTCGGCTTCACAGAAATCAGCCATCTGTAAACACAGATGATCATCGGCATTCAACACCACTACATCTTTCGCAACTTCAACCACAACACGTTTAATTTGTGCCAATTGCTCTACTGTATTTATACCCCTTTGTCCCAAATGATCAGCAGTAACATTAATACAAGCGCCAACATTACAAGTGTTATAGCCTAAACCACGCTTGAGAATACCGCCACGCGCTGTTTCCATAATGGCAAAATCAACGCTAGGGTCACGCAATACAATTTGTGCAGCAGTGGGTCCTGTCATGTCTCCTTTAACCGTTAAATGTCCGTCAATATAAACACCGTCTGTAGAAGTCATACCCGTAGTAAATCCAGACGATTTCATGATGCTGGCTAACATACGAGAAGTGGTGGTTTTACCATTAGTCCCGGTAATAGCCGCAATAGGAATGCGCGCCTTACTGCCAACAGGAAACAACATATCGATCACTTTTCCAGCGACATCTCTGGGTGTGCCTTCACTTGGTGCCACATGCATTCTAAAACCGGGCGCAGCATTACATTCGCAAATACCGCCACCAATTTCTTTATACGATTTGCTGATGTCGTCGGATAAAAAGTCCACTCCACCTACGTCAAGACCGATGGCCTTGATAGAGCGTACTGCCATATCTCTGTTGTCGGGATGCACCATATCTGTGACATCAATAGCTGTGCCGCCTGTAGATAAGTTCGCTGTAGAGCGTAAAAAGAAAACCTGGTCTTTGTCTAATATGGTTTGTTTGTTGTAGTTTGCTTCATCCATCAAGCGTTCTGCTTGGCTATCTAGTTCCAATCGAGTTAATACTTTTTCATGGCCTATGCCGCGACGCGGATCTAAGTTAACGATGTCGACCAGCTCTTCAATACTACTGCTACCATCACCCACTACATGACCGGGAACACGTTTAGCAACCGCCACTAGTTCATTATTTACAACTAACATTCGGTGATCGTAACCCGTTAAAAAGCTTTCTATTAAAATAGCTTTACTGGTGCCGTGTTTTTGCGCTTCATGATAAGCGGTGATGACCTCTTCATCCGTTGTGAGGTTGATACTGACCCCTCGCCCGTGATTGGCATTTAAAGGTTTAACGACCACTGGAAAACCAATTTTATTAGCTGCCCTGGCGGCTTGTTTTTCGCTATATGCCATCATCTGTTGAGGAACGGGCAAACCTAAATCGTTGAGTAGGTTATGAGTATCTTCTTTGTCGCAAGAAATTTCTACTGCGATGTGTTTAGTTTCACTGGTGATGGTGGCTTGGATACGCTGTTGGTATTTACCGTGCCCAAACTGCACCAAACTGTATTCGTTTAGTCTAAGCCATGGAATATTGCGCTGTTCTGCTGCAGCCACTAAAGACCCGGTACTGGGGCCAAATTCTTTTCGTTGAGCCATGCGAACAAAACTACGAAGCTCATCGGTAAAGTCAAAATCATCCTCAATATTTGCTTTAATGACTTGTTGCACATTGGCAGGCATCAGATGCGTTAATAAACGCATCCCTAAAGAGCCAGCCTCTAGACCCACGTCTCTTTGATGATATTGATAAA
Coding sequences:
- a CDS encoding vWA domain-containing protein, yielding MRFVADFIGALREAGLQVSPAESLDALKAIKLLGLESRQTSKTVLALTLVKRQADQVIYEELFDLYFAGVGKTKASNKELNKGSNKEADKSESESSDNPLETKNNPHSSQADMSDGEGMQTSPSSSLGQALGKNKDMSLAITQAAIDEKLSSIVLFTQKNYFAYKIMQRLGDEALSAEIRSQANSLEHKNSLEHKRKQRELVKARARLLDQVKDYVEQQYGIFAQHKGLKYREEYLQQAKLSQLDRIDYKLMQRLVQRAARKLASQHSRKRLTRKRGQLDVRKTIAANAAFDGALFHTRWKATRIERPKIVAICDVSGSVSRVARFLLLFLYSMQDVMPKVRSFIFASEMIEVTELFKQQGIELALEEIMKRWGGLSTDYGKALAGFQSQALAGIDKKTTVIMLGDARNNQGDGRTDIWEKVFRQSKRVLWLNPEQRNSWDSGDSIMSEYSPWCSSVEPCRNLKDIERIFSRLLKHS
- a CDS encoding AAA family ATPase, with translation MFILKQQISVIIKHQEKIASPEIIQSRYEDLGYICSHSVATSIYLACHLQKPILIEGPPGVGKTELAKVTATYLNAPLIRMQCYEGLDESKALYEWKYGKQLLYTQVLKEQLGDVLRGARGLDESIARLHDFGDIFYSQEFLEPRPLLQALQSEDGAVLLIDEIDKADQEFEAFLLELLSDYQVSIPEIGTVKAVSTPIVMLTSNNTRELGDALKRRCLHLYIPFPDAALENRILATQVEGLDSQLREQIVALIGKLRDMPLKKSPAVSETIDWARALLLLNVEELDSHWVKETLNLLLKFQDDIELVEPEIKALLKGLR
- a CDS encoding Mur ligase family protein, yielding MRLELEEARRLTGPNLMWDHPGAILDVVIEGIDKHKVVDVWQKWVETLLTEFGWQQQTTYRLHSEGANLALSAPMDALYCACDLAELAWYCGVAELKNEAEPYWQQRLSELHVELAEELNPALIALMQAAHKHGVSCITDDDDVSLGMGKSSHTWPVRELPELKGIQWQHYKDIPSAFITGTNGKSTSVRLASHIAKAAGFVAGVTSTDFIRVGDNIIDTGDYSGPGGARMLLRDPRTELAFLEVARGGILRRGLPINSVAAALITNVASDHLGQYGINTVEELAETKFVVAKGLDAKGTLVLNADNTLVIEQGLKLDNKICWYSTDESNALIQSHLKTGGAAVFMRNNHIVYAIGNVEENIASLEQVPMTLNGAAQHNVQNALGVVGLSKALNLPTDAIRVGLKDFGSNAEDNPGRGNIYDVNGIKVLVDFAHNEHSMRAVVKTINQLPAKRKIAMFSHAGDRSDDEIRNLTYAVTELDASLYIVTELEHYLRGREIGEVPKIVNEYLCKQLISSDKIQNAADPLAGAKIAMNFAQPGDVVLLFVLSDREQVHEYLTQSVSHKVN
- the cphA gene encoding cyanophycin synthetase, yielding MKILSKNVYVGPNIYANFPVIRYQIDIGELEQWPSVKLGTGFIDGLIEALPSLQSHGCSYGEEGGFIKRLKEDEGTWIGHIWEHVALELQNLAGSPVNFGRTRSLKKEGCYNVVYQYHQRDVGLEAGSLGMRLLTHLMPANVQQVIKANIEDDFDFTDELRSFVRMAQRKEFGPSTGSLVAAAEQRNIPWLRLNEYSLVQFGHGKYQQRIQATITSETKHIAVEISCDKEDTHNLLNDLGLPVPQQMMAYSEKQAARAANKIGFPVVVKPLNANHGRGVSINLTTDEEVITAYHEAQKHGTSKAILIESFLTGYDHRMLVVNNELVAVAKRVPGHVVGDGSSSIEELVDIVNLDPRRGIGHEKVLTRLELDSQAERLMDEANYNKQTILDKDQVFFLRSTANLSTGGTAIDVTDMVHPDNRDMAVRSIKAIGLDVGGVDFLSDDISKSYKEIGGGICECNAAPGFRMHVAPSEGTPRDVAGKVIDMLFPVGSKARIPIAAITGTNGKTTTSRMLASIMKSSGFTTGMTSTDGVYIDGHLTVKGDMTGPTAAQIVLRDPSVDFAIMETARGGILKRGLGYNTCNVGACINVTADHLGQRGINTVEQLAQIKRVVVEVAKDVVVLNADDHLCLQMADFCEAERICYVTMDSGHGLVREHIRSGGMAAVLEKGINGDMITIYDKGAHIPLLWTHLIPATVEGKALHNVQNAMFAAAIAYSFDTSLENIRQGLRIFNTSFYQAPGRLNIYDELPFKVILDYAHNPAAIATITDLAKRLDVSGKRRIVMAMPGDRRDEDILAVANITAKGFDTFICKADDDRRGRGHDEVPQILKQTLLDAGIDEDNIQVIPAEEEAIEQGLKDCKKGDLLIILGDNITRCWKQIVHFNSDAGQDNQDETPSQDFPEKLFEHVEHKFELNAGESLVHDERGVRLVVEHDEDSD